The Bradyrhizobium sp. B097 genome contains the following window.
GGTGACCTCGAAGGTGGTCTCGCCAGAATCCTCTGGCGTCTTCACGTCGCCGGTGCGGAAGGTCCAGGCGACCTTGAGGTTGCCGACATTGTCTGATGTGATCTGCTTCAGCGGCGAATAGCGCTGGCCGAATTGCGTGCGGCCATAGGCGCGCCAATCGCCATCGGGTTGCGGGTCGGCTTCGCTCTGCGGCACGACAGGCCCGGCGTCGGCAATGGTGCCGTTGATGTCCTGATAGCTCGACAGCAGCCCGGCGATGAGGACGACTGCTGCCGCGACGACGCCGACCCAGAGCGGCGCCGTCGCGCGCGCGTAGGACCCCGGCTCGTTGCGCGAGAGGCCGCGAACGATCACGGGCGTCAGCAGCCAGAGTGCCATCGGGAAGATGATGTCGCCGCGCGCTGCGAGCGGCCACCAGTCGAATTTCACCTCATAGACGGCCCATGCCAGCGTGCCGACCAGCACGATCGCAAACAGCCAGAGCGCCTGATGGCGCTGCGCCAGCAAGAGCGCAGCCGTGGCGAGAATGCCGACGCCGATGACAATGTAGAAGATGGATCCACCCAGCGCGGCGAGCCAGATGCCGCCGCCCGCGAGGACCAAACCGATCAAGGCGTAGACGATACCCGTGACAAAGACGGCCCTGGATCGCTGCATGGCTGCACCAGTGCGGAAGAGGCACCGGGCTTGTCCTGCGCAAGCGCAACAGACCGCGTCCGCTCTCAAGAACTGTGGTTCAATCAACCGTAACTTGCAACCGGGAACTGCGACGTTGGTGCAACACAAGCGTGCAAAGTTGCGCTATCGATTCCTGGCGCAGCAAAATCACTCAAACTGCGTGCACTTTGTTCAACAAGGAGCAACGCCAGGCGCGTGGCACTGACGCAGAGGTGACGGGTGCTCAGCGAATCTTGACTCGATGCGCTCTTCCAGTTCTGCGCCGGCGCTGCTTTATACCGTTCCGCAGATCTCATCGCAGATGCCCGGCTCGCAGGAGAAGCACACATGACACTGAACCCTACGGCCAGGAATTATCGTGTCGCGGTCGCCGCCTACGAGGCGGGCCGTCCCAGCTATCCGGCGGAGATCGTCGCCGCGCTGCCGCTGCAGGCCGCGCGCTGTGTCGTCGATCTCGGCGCCGGAACCGGCAAGTTCACCCGCCTGCTGCTGCCGCATTTGTCCGAGACGGCGCGTCTGGTCGCGATCGAGCCGGTCGCCGAGATGTCGGCGAAACTCGCGAACGAAGCCGGGATCGAGGTGATCAACACCCGCGCCGATGCGATCGGCCTCGAAACCGGCAGCGTCGATCTCGTGACCTGCGCGCAGGCGTTCCACTGGTTCGACAACGAGCCGTCCGTCGCCGAGATCGCACGACTGTTGCGTCCCGGCGGTACGCTGGCGTTGGTCTGGAACAACAGGGATGACCGCGCGCCGTGGGTCGACGCCTTGTCGGTCATGATTGAAGGCTACGCCGGAGATACGCCCCGGCAGCGGACAGGGCGCTGGCGCTGGATATTGAAAGACCCTCGCTTCGTGCTCGAGAAGGAAATCGTGCAGGACCATCCGCATCGGATGGCGCGCCAAGGTGTCTATGAGCGCGTCGTGTCGACGAGCTATGTCGCCAATCTCCCTGATGCGGAGAAGGCGGTCCTTCGCGACAAGACCGACGCCATCCTGCGTGAGGCCGGTCTCGGTGATTCCGACGAGGTGGTGTTTCCTTATGTCACGCAGCTCTTTTTGCTGAAGCGGGTCTAGACCCCGCGCTATTGCGCGGTGCGTCCTTGCTCGACGGCCTGCTTCAGGCGCGGCAGCGCCATGCGCCAGTAGAACGCGACATGCTTCGCGCCGGAATCGGCGCCGATTTCCCACCCCGGGCCGCGCCGAATTGGCGACGGCGGCACTTGCTGGGTGACGGTCAGCAGCGTCTCGCCGCCGCTAGCTGCGAGCGTCATCGTGATCGTTGCATAGGATTGCGGAATATCCGGCAGGCCGGAGACCTGCGACCAATAGGAATATTCGAGCCGTGACGGCGGCTCGACGTGGAGGACGCGGCCCTTGTCGCGATAGCGCTTCGCGCCGATCTCGGCCTCGATCTCGATCGGTGCGCCGATCTGCCAATCGGTGTTGAAATGCGCGTTGCGCCATGTCTCGCCCGCTTTGGGGTCCGTGATCGCGTCCCACACCTGCTTTGGCTGCGCGGCAATGCGGATCGACTCGGTAACAGTCTGCAAGACCGAGGTTTCGTTCGTCATCAAATGCTCACTTGTCACTTACGACTTTCCATTTCCCATCCGCGTCGCGCCGCAGTGCCGGATCGCCGATGCGGACATTGCTTGCAAGAAAATCGATGAACGCCCGGACCCGCGCCGGCAGCGGACCGGCGTGGCCGACATAGACCGCGTGGATGTCCTCGCGATCGCCGGGATTGAGGTTTTGCAGCACCGGCACGAGGCGCCCGGCCTCGATGTCGGGGCCAATGTGAAACAGTGCCAGCCGTCCGAGTCCGATGCCGCCGAGCGTGAGCTGGCGCGCGGCTTCGCCGTCGCTGACGCGGGCGACCGGTGGCGGCAGCGCCTCCTCGATTCTTTCAGCGCGGCGGAACGGCCAGCCGCGGATGCTGCGCGGAAAGGTCCAGCCGATGCCGCGATGGGCGGCGAGGTCCGCCGGGGTCTTCGGCGTGCCGAAGCGCGCGAGATAGGAGGGCGCGGCGACCACCACCATGCGGCTGGTGCCGAGCTTGCGCGCGATCAGCCGCGAGGCGCCGAGCGGGCCGACGCGGATGGCGACGTCGGCGCGCGCCTGCATCAGATCGACCAGTGTGTCGGTCAGCACGATGTCGAGGGTGATGTCGGGATGTTCGCGCATGAAGCGCGGCAGCAGCGGCATCACATGCAGCATGCCAAACGGGATGTTGCTGTTGACGGTGAGATGGCCGCGCGGCACGCATGAGGCGGCCTCGCGTTCGGCCTCATCGATATCGGCCAGGATGCGCTGGGCGCGCTGATAGAAGGCCTGGCCCTCCTCGGTCAGTTGCAGCTTGCGTGTGGTGCGGTTGACCAGCCGCGTGCCGAGCCGCGTCTCGAGCCGGGAAACCAGCTTGCTGACGCCGGACGGCGTCTGGCGCAGGCTGTTCGCGGCCGCCGTGAAGCCGCCGAGATCGACGACGCGGACGAACACGTCCATCTCGCCGGAGCGGTTGGTGTCTGTTCGGGACATGTTGAATTCAAATCACAAATGATTGGATTGCGGCCATTCTAATCCTTCCTCGCCCGGACCGCTATCTCGCATTGCGGAATCCTCACCCTCCGGAGCGACACATGCCTCTCGCAGTCCTTGCCTTGACCGCCGGTGCCTTTGGCATCGGCACCACCGAATTCCTCATCATGGGGCTGTTGCTGCAGGTCGCCGCCGACATGCAGGTATCGGTCTCTGCGGCGGGGCTGCTGATCTCCGGCTATGCGCTCGGCGTGTTCGTCGGCGCGCCCATCCTGACGCTCGGCACGCGGCGGATGCCGCGCAAGGCGGTGCTGCTGGCGCTGATGGCGATCTTCACGCTCGGCAACGCGGCCTGCGCGCTGGCGCCGAACTACGAATTGCTGATGGCGGCACGCATTCTCACGTCATTGGCGCACGGCACCTTCTTCGGCGTCGGCTCGGTGGTCGCAACCAGCCTCGTGCCCGAGGACAAGCGCGCGTCGGCGATCGCGACGATGTTCATCGGTCTGACGGTCGCGACCTTGCTCGGTGTGCCCTTCGGCGCCTGGTTCGGACTGATGCTGGGCTGGCGCGCGGCGTTCTGGGCGGTGGCGGTGATCGGCGTGATCGCGTTCATCGTCCTGGCCGTGCTGGTCCCCGGCCATGTCGGTGCCAACGACAAGCCCGTGCCGCTGCGCGACGAACTCGCCGTGCTCGGCCGCCCGCAGGTCCTGCTCGGGCTTGCCATGACGGTGTTCGGCTTCGGCGGGCTGTTCGCGGTCTTCACCTATGTGCAGCCGATCCTGACCCGGCTCACCGGATTTTCCGACGCCGCGGTGTCGTCGATCCTCTTGGTGTTCGGCGCTGGCCTTGCGATCGGCAATGTCGCGGGCGGACGGCTCGCGGACAAGGGGCTCGCGCGTGCGTTGCTGGTGTCGCTCGGTGGCCTCGCGGCCGTCCTCGTCGCGCTGGCGGCGGTGATCTCGATCAAGGCGTTGGCGGTCGCCCTGTTGTTCGTGCTCGGCATCGCCGCGTTCGCAACCGTCGCGCCGCTGCAGCTTCGCGTGCTCGAAGCCGCCGGCGTGGAAGGGCGGACGCTGGCGTCCAGCCTGAACATCGCGGCCTTCAATCTCGGCAATGCGCTCGGCGCCTGGGCCGGCGGCGTCACCATCGATCGTGGCTTCGGCCTCGGCGCGCTGCCGCTGGTCGCCGCCGTCATCACCGCGGTCGGGCTGCTGCTCGCGCTGTGGAGCCTGCGCCTCGACCGGCCGGTCGTCCTCGCCACGCAGTGCCCGGCCGAATGAACTGGATCAAAGGAGTATGACCATGGAATATCGCAATCTCGGTGCGTCCGGCCTGAAGGTCCCGGTGCTCAGCTTCGGCACCGGCACCTTCGGCGGCCAGGGACCGTTGTTCTCGGCCTGGGGCCGCAGCGACGCCAGCGAGGCGCGGCGGCTGATCGACATCTGCCTCGAGGCCGGCGTCAATTTATTCGACACCGCCGATGTCTATTCGAACGGCGCATCGGAGGAGATCCTCGGCGCCGCGCTCAAGGGCCGCCGCGACAAGGTCTTGATCTCGACCAAGACCGGCCTGCCGATGGGTGACGGCCCGCTCGATGCCGGCACGTCGCGATATCGCCTCGTCGCTTCGGTCGACGCGGCGCTGAAGCGGCTCAACACCGACTATATCGATCTCCTGCAACTGCACGCTTTCGACGCCTTCACGCCGATCGACGAGGTGCTGTCGACCCTCGATGCGCTGGTGCGCGCCGGCAAGCTGCGCTATGTCGGCGCCTCGAATTTCTCCGGCTGGCATTTGATGAAATCGCTCGCCGTTGCCGAGCGGCACGGCTGGCCACGCTACGTCGCGCACCAGGTCTACTATTCGCTGATCGGCCGCGATTATGAATCCGAGCTGATGCCGCTCGCGCTCGATCAGGGCGTCGGCGCGCTGGTCTGGAGCCCGCTCGGCTGGGGCAGGCTCACCGGCAAGATCAGGCGCGGGCAGCCCTTGCCGGCGAACAGCCGCCTGCACGAGACCGCGCAGTTCGGGCCGCCGGTTGACGACGAGAAGCTTTACGCGGTCGTCGACGCGCTGGACGTCGTCGCCACCGAGACCGGCCGCAGCGTGCCGCAGGTTGCGATTGCCTGGCTGCTGGCGCGTCCCAGCGTGTCCTCGGTCATCATCGGCGCGCGCGACGAGACGCAGCTTCGCGACAATCTCGGCGCGGTCGGATGGTCGCTCTCGGCGGACCAGATCGCGCGTCTCGACCGAGCGAGCGCGGTGATGCCGGCTTATCCCTACTACCCTTACCGAATCCAGGACGGCTTTGCGCGGCTGAACCCGCCGCCGGTGTGAGCCGGCCGCGGGCCTGCCGGCGTCACGGTCTCACGCTTGTGCGGAATGTTTGCAGACTTGCCGGCGGTATTCCGCCGGCGTGACGTTCATGTGCTGGCGGAAGACGCGATTGAGGTGGCTCTGGTCGGCAAAGCCGCTCAGCAGCGCGATCTCCTTCAAGGCAACGCGGTCCTTGCGCAGATGCTGGCACGCGTGCTCCACCTTGCGCCGCAGGACATAGGCATGCGGCCGCGTGCCGTAATGCACGCGGAACTTGCGGGCGAACTGGATCGGCGTGCAATTGCAGATGTTCGCCAGCTCTTCCAGCGTGATGTTCCGGAAGATGTTCTGCTCGATATAGTCCTCGATCAGCCGGGCGTGCGCCGGGCGAAAGCGTCCTTGCGCGCACGGCATCTTGAATTCGATCGCCGCATATTTCCGCAGGATGTGCACGCTCGCCTGCAGCGCCAGCGCGTCGTAGCAGAGGCGTCCACCTGGACCGCCTGCGGCAACCTCCTGGACCATCTGGTCGTTGATCCAGGTCAGCATCGGGTCTTCGGCCTTGAGCAGGTCGTGCAGTTCGATCGCCTCGGCGTCGCGGTCGAAGGCGTCGCTCGCGGTCTTCATCATGAGGGAAGGGGCAATATAGAAATGGGTGACCTCGATGTCGTTCTTCCAGTGCCAGCTCGATGGCTCGGCGCGGGTCAGCAACGACGTGACGCCACGACCGACGTGATCTTGCTTCCAGGCGCCGGTGACGCGGCGGTTCATCGACGTCACGCCGTCGCGATAGAGCACGAGCAGGAAGTTTTCCGACGGTGGGACCCAGATATCCGATGGCTCATAGCGGAATATCCGCAGCCGGAAGTCGCTCCTCCCGACTGAGGCGCTGTCCAGCTTCAGCTCACCGGGCGCATAGCGCGGCAGCTCCTCGACCGTGATCAATTGGCCCATCGCGCGAGCCTCCTCCATGGATCCGTGGCGCGGTTGAGCGCTTCTTCTTGGCTGGACGTTTGCGCGCAGGATAGGCCGCTTTCGCCGTTTGCCAAGGCGACCAACGGCCGATGGCTCGATTGCACGGCCGCGTTCCAGAGATTGTCGGTTTCATCCAAGCCGCTCGGTCGCACGGCCCGTAGCCTGCTCTGCGTCCCGGCGACAGCGGCCGAGATCCAATTGACGCAACGCACCATCACCCGGCGACACGGTGGGTATGAGCGCGTGCGAAGCAAGACAACAGGAGGAAACGATGACCGAGACCGTCACAAGGTCGAATGGAAGCAATGGTGCGCGTGCAATGACCAAGCTCGACGCCGTGGTCGTCGGCGCCGGCGTCGCCGGCCTCTATCAATTGTTCCGCCTGCGTGAGCAGGGGCTGAACGTGAAGGCGATCGATGCCGGATCAAGCGTCGGCGGCACCTGGTACTGGAACCGCTACCCCGGCGCACGCTTCGATTCCGAAGGCCACACCTATCAGTACCTGTTCTCCGAAGAACTCTACAAAGGCTGGAGCTGGAGCGAGCGGTTCCCGGGCCAGCCGGAGATCGAGCGTTGGCTGAACTACGTCGCCGACCGACTCGACCTCAGGAAGGACATCCAGTTCGGCACCACGGTGAAGAGCGCGCACTTCAACGAGACGACGCAACGCTGGCTAGTGACGACGGATCAGGGCGATGTGATCGACGCGCAATTCCTGGTCACCTGCTGCGGCATGCTGTCGGCGCCGCATGTGTCCTTCCCCGGACAGGAGACCTTCAAGGGCGAGCTGTTCCACACCGCGCGCTGGCCCAAGGGGCCGATCGAGCTTGCGGGAAAGCGCGTCGGCGTGGTCGGCAACGGCGCGACCGGAATCCAGGTGATCCAGTCGATTGCCGGCGAGGTCGGCCATCTCAAGGTCTTCATCCGCACCCCGCAATACATCATTCCGATGAAGAACCCGAAATGGGATGCGGCGGATGCCGAGGCCTACAAGTCGAAATTCAAGTTCTTGACCGAACGGCTGCCGAAGACGTTCACCGGATTCGAATTCGACTTCGAGCACGCCTGGGCTGACCTGACGCCGCAGCAGCGCCGTCAGGTGATCGAGGACTGCTGGAATGACGGATCGCTCAAACTGTGGGTTTCGTCCTTCGCCGAACTGTTCTTCGACGAAGCCATCAACGCCGAGATCACCGAGTTCGTGCGCGAAAAGATGCGCGAGCGGATCAAGGACCCCAAGCTGTGCGAGCAGCTGATTCCGTCCGATTATGGCTTCGGCACGCACCGGGTGCCGCTGGAGAGCAATTTCCTCGAGGCCTTCCACCGGCCCAATGTCGAGATCGTTAGCGTCAAGAACAATCCGATCGCCCGCATCACGCCGGAGGGCATCCAGACCGCCGACGGCACGGTGCACGCGTTCGACGTCATCATCCTGGCCACCGGCTTCGACGCCGGAACGGGGGCGTTGACGCGGATCGACATCCGCGGCCGCGAGGGGCGATCGCTGAAGGACGATTGGGGCAGGGACATCCGCACCACGATGGGCCTGCAGGTCCATGGCTATCCGAACCTGTTCACGACAGCGGTGCCGCTCGCGCCCTCGGCCGCGCTGTGCAACATGACCACCTGCCTGCAGCAGCAGGTCGAGTGGATCGCCGATTGCATCAAATATCTGCGCGGCAAGAACCTCAACGTCATCGAGCCGACCAGGGACGCCGAGGATCAGTGGGTGACGCATCACGACGAGACCGCCAACGCCACGCTGATCGCCAAGACCAACTCCTGGTACCTCGGCTCGAATGTCGAGGGCAAGCCGCGCCGGGTGCTGTCCTATTGCGGCGGTGTCGGCACCTACCGCCAGAAATGCGACGAGGTCGCCGCGAGCGGCTATCAGGGCTTTGCCACGCAATAGCGCCTGATCGCAACTGGACTTCGTAGCCCGGATGGAGCGAAGCGCAATCCGGGGCCAGTGACACCGGCTGCATCAGCCCCGGATTTCGCTTCGCTCCATCCGGGCTACAGGTCAACATCACAAACATTATGGGAGGAATACAATGAGCATGAATTTTGGCGCGGCAGCAGATGCGATTCTCGACGGCGTCGTGACATCCAACCCGCGCGTTCCCGGCGTCGTTGCCATGGTGACCGACCGCCATCGCAACATCTACGAAGGCGCCGCCGGCAAGCGCCGCCTCGATCAGGCAGCGGACATGACCACTGACAGCGTGTTCGCCATCTTCTCGACCACCAAGGCGATCACCGGGACGGCGGTCCTGCAACTCGTCGAGGAGGGTAAGCTCGATCTCGACGCGCCGGCCAAGATCTACGCGCCCGACCTCGGCAAGCTCCAAGTCATCGAGGGTTTTGACGACAAAGGCGAACCACGGCTGCGTGCACCGAAGCGCGACATCACCACACGCATGCTGATGGTCCACAGCGCGGGTCTGGGCTACGACTTCATCAATCACACTTACAATCGCCTCGCGCAGGAGAAGGGGCAGCCCAGCGTGATCACGGCGTCCAAGGCTTCGTTGATGACGCCGCTGCTGTTCGATCCCGGCGAGCGATGGGAGTACGGCACCAATCTGGATTGGTGCGGCCAGATCGTTGAGTCGATCGCCGGCCGCCGGCTCGGCGAGGTGTTCAAGACGCGGATCTTCGAGCCGCTCGGAATCCGGGACACGGCATTCGAGCTCACCGACGCGATGCGCCGCCGCCTCGCCGGCATTCACGCCCGCAACGCCGACGGTTCGCTCACGCCGATGGATTTCGAGCTGCCGGCCAATCCGGAGATCCATATGGGCGGCCACGGGCTTTACGGCACCATCGGCGACTACATGCGCTTCATCCGGATGTGGCTGAACGACGGCGCCGGCGAGCATGGCCGGGTCCTGAAAGCCGAAACCGTGCGGATGGCGGAGAAGAATCATCTCGGCAACAACAAGGTCACCGCCATCACCGGCGTGATCACCTCGCTCGCCAACGACGCCGAGTTCTTCCCCGGCCAGTCGAAATCATGGGCGCTCAGCTTCATGATCAATGACGAGCAGGCTCCGACCGGCCGTCCCGCCGGCGCACTCGGCTGGGCCGGCCTCGCCAACCTGTTCTACTGGATCGATCGCCAGAACGGCTTCGGCGGATTCTGGGCGACGCAGATTCTGCCGTTTGGTGATCCGACATCCTTCGTCGGCTACATCAATTTCGAGACCTCATTCTACGAGGCCCTGAAACTGCGCAAGGCGGGTTAAACCTTCGGGAACACCATGCGCATGCAGGCGCCGCCGGACGAGGCTTGATCGACCTCGATCCGGCCGCCGTGCAGACGCATGATGCTCTGCACGAGATCGAGGCCGAGGCCGGCGCCGCGTCCGCCCGGATGCAGCCGGCGGAACGGCTCCAGGATCTGCTCGCGCTCGTCGGGCGGAATGCCGTCGCCGTCGTCGCAGACCTCGATCCGGCCGGCTGTCGCGACCCGAACCAGGATCGTGCCGCGCCGCTGACCGTGGTCGACGGCGTTCTGCACGAGATTGGTGAGGGCGCGTTCGAGCGAGGTCTGGTCGCCGGTCACCATGACCGTCTCGCTGTCGTGCTCGAAGGACATTTCATATCCGGCCGCGAAACCCAGCGGCGCGAGGTCGAGCACGACCTGCCGCGCGATGCCGACCAGATTGACGGGGCCGAGCGTGTCGGCGCGCTGATCGAGCCGCTGCAGGTCCAGCAGCTGGCCCGCCATCACGCTGAGGCGGGTCGCGTCTTCGAGCAGATGGGTCTTCTCCGGTCCGGCCTGCAGCGAAGCGACCCGGGTCGAGAGTATAGCGATCGGCGTGCGCAGCTCGTGTGCGGCATCGGCAAGGAAGCGGCGGTGGCGTTCGTAACCCTTGTCGAGGCGGTCGAGCGCGGCATTGATGGCCTTGACCAGCGGCGTGATCTCGATCGGCACCTCGTCGAGCGGCAACTGCGCGCCGCGCTGGTCGATGTCGATGCGCTCGGCCTGCGCCGCGACCTGTGCGAGGCCCTTCATGGCCCGGCGAACCACGAACGGGGTCGCGACCAGCGTCGCCAGCGTCATCAGCACGACGATCGGCAGGATCATGTTGAGGAATAGCAGCGGTGTGCTCTCCAGCGCGCGCCACATCGAGAGCTGGCCGTAAGTGCCGGTCAGGATCTGGATCTGTCCTGCCGAGGTGTCGACCCATTTGACGAGACCCGCGGGCCGCGTGGCTTCCGCTGCATTCCATTTGAGCCGCGCCTCGCTGACATGATCGAGGCTTGATGCGATCGGCGCGAATTGCGCGGGCACGGCGCCTTCGGCGAGCTGATGGCCGTCAGTGTCGCGGATGACGAACCAGAGGTCGGCGTGCTCGGCGCGCAGGGCGGCCAGCTCCGGCGTTTGGCGCAGCGTCAGTCCGCCCGCTTCATCGCGGGTGACGGCATCGCGCAGCGTATCGAGCGTGCTGCCTTCGTACTCGCCGATCAGCAGTCCCGCCCGCAGCAGCCCCATGGCTGCGGCTCCGATCAGCAGGATCAGGAGAGTCAACGCAACGGCCTGCAGACCCGCGAGGCGTCCGACCAGGCGCCAGGTGAGGGATCGTGGTCGCAGCACGCTCACGGTGTCTCTCGCAGCACATAGCCGAGGCCACGAACGCCGTTGATCGTGACGCCGGCGTCGGCCTCGGTGAGCCTGCGGCGCAAACGCGACACATGACTGTCGAGCGCATTGGGCTGCACCTCGTCGTCGAGGCCGTAGACCGCCTCCATCAGCGCAGAGCGCTGCACCATGCGTCCCATCCGATGCAGCAGCGTCTCGAGCACCAGCCGCTCGCGGCGCGGCATCTCCAGGGGACGTCCGTCGACGCTGGCCTCGCGATGGGTGAAGTCGAACGACAGGCGGCCGATCCGCGCGGCATGCTGCTGCACATTGGCGGGGCGGCGCAGCAGCGCGCGCAGCCGCGCCAGCAGCTCCTCGAACGCAAACGGCTTGCCGAGATAATCGTCCGCACCGCTGTCGAGACCCGAGATTCGGTCCGCCAGCTCGCCGCGGGCAGTCAGCACCAGCACCGGCACGGTGTTGCCGCTCGCGCGCAACTTCGGGATCAGCGACAGCCCGTCGCCGT
Protein-coding sequences here:
- a CDS encoding class I SAM-dependent methyltransferase, whose amino-acid sequence is MTLNPTARNYRVAVAAYEAGRPSYPAEIVAALPLQAARCVVDLGAGTGKFTRLLLPHLSETARLVAIEPVAEMSAKLANEAGIEVINTRADAIGLETGSVDLVTCAQAFHWFDNEPSVAEIARLLRPGGTLALVWNNRDDRAPWVDALSVMIEGYAGDTPRQRTGRWRWILKDPRFVLEKEIVQDHPHRMARQGVYERVVSTSYVANLPDAEKAVLRDKTDAILREAGLGDSDEVVFPYVTQLFLLKRV
- a CDS encoding SRPBCC domain-containing protein, giving the protein MTNETSVLQTVTESIRIAAQPKQVWDAITDPKAGETWRNAHFNTDWQIGAPIEIEAEIGAKRYRDKGRVLHVEPPSRLEYSYWSQVSGLPDIPQSYATITMTLAASGGETLLTVTQQVPPSPIRRGPGWEIGADSGAKHVAFYWRMALPRLKQAVEQGRTAQ
- a CDS encoding LysR family transcriptional regulator; this translates as MSRTDTNRSGEMDVFVRVVDLGGFTAAANSLRQTPSGVSKLVSRLETRLGTRLVNRTTRKLQLTEEGQAFYQRAQRILADIDEAEREAASCVPRGHLTVNSNIPFGMLHVMPLLPRFMREHPDITLDIVLTDTLVDLMQARADVAIRVGPLGASRLIARKLGTSRMVVVAAPSYLARFGTPKTPADLAAHRGIGWTFPRSIRGWPFRRAERIEEALPPPVARVSDGEAARQLTLGGIGLGRLALFHIGPDIEAGRLVPVLQNLNPGDREDIHAVYVGHAGPLPARVRAFIDFLASNVRIGDPALRRDADGKWKVVSDK
- a CDS encoding MFS transporter, encoding MPLAVLALTAGAFGIGTTEFLIMGLLLQVAADMQVSVSAAGLLISGYALGVFVGAPILTLGTRRMPRKAVLLALMAIFTLGNAACALAPNYELLMAARILTSLAHGTFFGVGSVVATSLVPEDKRASAIATMFIGLTVATLLGVPFGAWFGLMLGWRAAFWAVAVIGVIAFIVLAVLVPGHVGANDKPVPLRDELAVLGRPQVLLGLAMTVFGFGGLFAVFTYVQPILTRLTGFSDAAVSSILLVFGAGLAIGNVAGGRLADKGLARALLVSLGGLAAVLVALAAVISIKALAVALLFVLGIAAFATVAPLQLRVLEAAGVEGRTLASSLNIAAFNLGNALGAWAGGVTIDRGFGLGALPLVAAVITAVGLLLALWSLRLDRPVVLATQCPAE
- a CDS encoding aldo/keto reductase; the protein is MEYRNLGASGLKVPVLSFGTGTFGGQGPLFSAWGRSDASEARRLIDICLEAGVNLFDTADVYSNGASEEILGAALKGRRDKVLISTKTGLPMGDGPLDAGTSRYRLVASVDAALKRLNTDYIDLLQLHAFDAFTPIDEVLSTLDALVRAGKLRYVGASNFSGWHLMKSLAVAERHGWPRYVAHQVYYSLIGRDYESELMPLALDQGVGALVWSPLGWGRLTGKIRRGQPLPANSRLHETAQFGPPVDDEKLYAVVDALDVVATETGRSVPQVAIAWLLARPSVSSVIIGARDETQLRDNLGAVGWSLSADQIARLDRASAVMPAYPYYPYRIQDGFARLNPPPV
- a CDS encoding helix-turn-helix transcriptional regulator, translated to MGQLITVEELPRYAPGELKLDSASVGRSDFRLRIFRYEPSDIWVPPSENFLLVLYRDGVTSMNRRVTGAWKQDHVGRGVTSLLTRAEPSSWHWKNDIEVTHFYIAPSLMMKTASDAFDRDAEAIELHDLLKAEDPMLTWINDQMVQEVAAGGPGGRLCYDALALQASVHILRKYAAIEFKMPCAQGRFRPAHARLIEDYIEQNIFRNITLEELANICNCTPIQFARKFRVHYGTRPHAYVLRRKVEHACQHLRKDRVALKEIALLSGFADQSHLNRVFRQHMNVTPAEYRRQVCKHSAQA
- a CDS encoding NAD(P)/FAD-dependent oxidoreductase, producing MTETVTRSNGSNGARAMTKLDAVVVGAGVAGLYQLFRLREQGLNVKAIDAGSSVGGTWYWNRYPGARFDSEGHTYQYLFSEELYKGWSWSERFPGQPEIERWLNYVADRLDLRKDIQFGTTVKSAHFNETTQRWLVTTDQGDVIDAQFLVTCCGMLSAPHVSFPGQETFKGELFHTARWPKGPIELAGKRVGVVGNGATGIQVIQSIAGEVGHLKVFIRTPQYIIPMKNPKWDAADAEAYKSKFKFLTERLPKTFTGFEFDFEHAWADLTPQQRRQVIEDCWNDGSLKLWVSSFAELFFDEAINAEITEFVREKMRERIKDPKLCEQLIPSDYGFGTHRVPLESNFLEAFHRPNVEIVSVKNNPIARITPEGIQTADGTVHAFDVIILATGFDAGTGALTRIDIRGREGRSLKDDWGRDIRTTMGLQVHGYPNLFTTAVPLAPSAALCNMTTCLQQQVEWIADCIKYLRGKNLNVIEPTRDAEDQWVTHHDETANATLIAKTNSWYLGSNVEGKPRRVLSYCGGVGTYRQKCDEVAASGYQGFATQ
- a CDS encoding serine hydrolase domain-containing protein, giving the protein MSMNFGAAADAILDGVVTSNPRVPGVVAMVTDRHRNIYEGAAGKRRLDQAADMTTDSVFAIFSTTKAITGTAVLQLVEEGKLDLDAPAKIYAPDLGKLQVIEGFDDKGEPRLRAPKRDITTRMLMVHSAGLGYDFINHTYNRLAQEKGQPSVITASKASLMTPLLFDPGERWEYGTNLDWCGQIVESIAGRRLGEVFKTRIFEPLGIRDTAFELTDAMRRRLAGIHARNADGSLTPMDFELPANPEIHMGGHGLYGTIGDYMRFIRMWLNDGAGEHGRVLKAETVRMAEKNHLGNNKVTAITGVITSLANDAEFFPGQSKSWALSFMINDEQAPTGRPAGALGWAGLANLFYWIDRQNGFGGFWATQILPFGDPTSFVGYINFETSFYEALKLRKAG
- a CDS encoding HAMP domain-containing sensor histidine kinase, giving the protein MRPRSLTWRLVGRLAGLQAVALTLLILLIGAAAMGLLRAGLLIGEYEGSTLDTLRDAVTRDEAGGLTLRQTPELAALRAEHADLWFVIRDTDGHQLAEGAVPAQFAPIASSLDHVSEARLKWNAAEATRPAGLVKWVDTSAGQIQILTGTYGQLSMWRALESTPLLFLNMILPIVVLMTLATLVATPFVVRRAMKGLAQVAAQAERIDIDQRGAQLPLDEVPIEITPLVKAINAALDRLDKGYERHRRFLADAAHELRTPIAILSTRVASLQAGPEKTHLLEDATRLSVMAGQLLDLQRLDQRADTLGPVNLVGIARQVVLDLAPLGFAAGYEMSFEHDSETVMVTGDQTSLERALTNLVQNAVDHGQRRGTILVRVATAGRIEVCDDGDGIPPDEREQILEPFRRLHPGGRGAGLGLDLVQSIMRLHGGRIEVDQASSGGACMRMVFPKV
- a CDS encoding response regulator transcription factor, with the protein product MRVLLVEDQPDMVAALRAALARHDMLVDHAPDLLEAEAIAAAGSYDAIVLDRQLPDGDGLSLIPKLRASGNTVPVLVLTARGELADRISGLDSGADDYLGKPFAFEELLARLRALLRRPANVQQHAARIGRLSFDFTHREASVDGRPLEMPRRERLVLETLLHRMGRMVQRSALMEAVYGLDDEVQPNALDSHVSRLRRRLTEADAGVTINGVRGLGYVLRETP